A region from the Campylobacter subantarcticus LMG 24377 genome encodes:
- the rpsO gene encoding 30S ribosomal protein S15, which produces MALDSAKKAEIVAKFARKEGDTGSPEVQIALLSARISDLTEHLKIYKKDFSSRLGLLKLVGQRKRLLSYLKRKDYQAYTKLISELNLRDK; this is translated from the coding sequence ATGGCTTTAGATTCGGCTAAAAAAGCAGAAATTGTTGCAAAATTTGCTAGAAAAGAAGGAGATACAGGTTCTCCAGAAGTTCAAATCGCTCTTTTAAGTGCGAGAATTTCAGATTTAACAGAACATTTAAAAATCTATAAAAAAGATTTTTCTTCTCGTTTAGGACTTTTAAAGCTTGTTGGTCAAAGAAAAAGACTTTTATCTTATCTAAAAAGAAAAGATTATCAAGCTTACACTAAATTAATTAGCGAATTAAACTTAAGAGATAAATAA
- a CDS encoding RNB domain-containing ribonuclease: MKELFNQLSYGLNANEITNKNKQIIRELLTCDIIKFYKNKYYLKDGFTFGKIDISASGTGFLESFDPAFKRDLLIENKNLKGANYADIVVAKLLPLKKKRPSAKVISILKRAHETSLVMTKKYGEAVLGVNIQTGLTCALKASQKSLKALPLGTILKIENHDNNITEVIGHIDDDFVDEKISLALFNKNAIFDNLCENEARAYGDKVDASMYPSRKDLRNLNFCTIDPIDAKDFDDAIYYDKSEHAIYVAIADVSAYVHAYSAIDKEARSRGFSIYFPHIAIPMLPRALSENICSLKPNEDRLAFCFKICLDQNNEVIKEELFEAIINSKRRFNYDEVDEYLKNRDDLGEINWLYDAFAITQNLRKKRLKNACEFKTQELRMTLDENNQLLKTRLESDTASHNLIEDCMLLANKAAAKLIDIGVFRNHLSPDYKKIDQLLADLSTLSIDINPKNNIIELFKDIQVLANELNIREEVDKLIIKAQKKAEYSSENAGHFGLGFDKYTHFTSPIRRYSDLILHRLLKAKINHDEKMFNYLLLNIQSTCEELSILEREADKVSWNFMDRKFARWAKYNIGKKFKALVIENQSSLQVKLNDDIKGALITIIGSRANLLEHVEVEITEVDIVSAKIFGKITKHFSLERKQNV, from the coding sequence ATGAAAGAATTATTTAATCAACTAAGTTATGGTCTAAATGCTAATGAAATTACCAATAAAAACAAGCAAATAATTAGAGAATTATTAACTTGTGATATTATTAAATTTTATAAAAACAAATACTATTTAAAAGATGGCTTTACTTTTGGTAAGATTGATATTTCAGCTAGTGGAACGGGATTTTTAGAAAGTTTTGATCCTGCTTTTAAGCGTGATTTGCTCATAGAAAATAAAAATTTAAAAGGAGCAAATTATGCTGATATAGTTGTGGCAAAATTACTCCCTCTTAAAAAAAAGCGTCCAAGTGCTAAAGTTATTTCAATACTCAAAAGAGCCCACGAAACTTCTTTGGTTATGACTAAAAAATACGGCGAAGCAGTCCTTGGAGTAAATATTCAAACAGGACTTACATGTGCCTTAAAAGCCTCTCAAAAATCCTTAAAAGCACTGCCTTTGGGAACAATTTTAAAGATAGAAAACCATGATAACAATATCACTGAAGTGATAGGACATATTGATGATGATTTTGTAGATGAAAAAATTTCTTTAGCACTTTTTAATAAAAATGCGATTTTTGATAATTTATGTGAAAATGAAGCAAGAGCTTATGGAGATAAAGTTGATGCAAGCATGTATCCATCAAGAAAAGATCTTAGAAATTTAAATTTTTGCACTATCGATCCTATAGATGCAAAAGATTTTGATGATGCGATTTATTATGATAAAAGCGAACACGCTATTTATGTAGCTATAGCCGATGTAAGTGCTTATGTGCATGCTTATAGCGCCATTGATAAAGAAGCAAGATCAAGAGGTTTTTCGATTTATTTTCCTCATATTGCCATACCTATGTTACCAAGGGCTTTAAGCGAAAATATCTGCTCATTAAAACCTAATGAAGATAGACTAGCATTTTGTTTTAAAATATGCTTAGATCAAAACAATGAAGTCATCAAAGAAGAACTTTTTGAAGCCATTATTAACTCAAAACGCCGTTTTAATTATGATGAAGTTGATGAGTACTTAAAAAACCGTGATGATTTAGGGGAGATTAATTGGCTTTATGATGCTTTTGCAATCACTCAAAATTTACGCAAAAAACGCCTAAAAAATGCTTGTGAGTTTAAAACCCAAGAACTTAGAATGACTCTAGATGAAAACAATCAACTCCTAAAAACACGTCTTGAAAGCGACACGGCCTCACATAATTTAATCGAAGATTGCATGCTTTTAGCTAATAAAGCTGCAGCAAAACTCATTGATATAGGAGTTTTTAGGAATCATTTAAGTCCTGATTATAAAAAAATAGATCAATTATTAGCTGATCTTTCAACGCTTAGTATAGATATTAATCCTAAAAATAATATCATAGAATTATTTAAAGACATTCAAGTCTTAGCAAATGAGCTAAATATAAGAGAAGAAGTAGATAAACTCATCATCAAGGCACAAAAAAAGGCAGAATATTCTAGTGAAAATGCAGGACATTTTGGCTTGGGTTTTGATAAATATACCCATTTTACAAGCCCTATTAGAAGGTATTCTGATCTTATTTTACATAGACTTTTAAAAGCTAAAATTAATCATGATGAAAAAATGTTTAATTATTTGCTTTTAAATATTCAAAGTACTTGCGAAGAACTAAGCATTTTAGAAAGAGAAGCAGATAAAGTCTCGTGGAATTTCATGGATAGAAAATTTGCAAGATGGGCAAAATACAACATAGGAAAAAAATTCAAAGCCTTAGTGATAGAAAATCAAAGCTCACTACAAGTGAAACTCAACGATGATATAAAAGGAGCTTTAATCACCATTATAGGTTCAAGAGCAAATTTATTAGAACATGTTGAAGTAGAAATCACTGAAGTGGATATTGTTAGTGCCAAAATTTTTGGAAAAATCACCAAGCATTTTAGCTTAGAAAGAAAGCAAAATGTATAA
- a CDS encoding Rrf2 family transcriptional regulator: MLFTKASEYALLSLIHIANSQEPQDVDTMSNVLDIPKSFLAKILQALAKDSLLKSYKGAKGGFMLVKNPSEYTLKEIINSVEKKSINVFECSNGVCPSQKEENCKIMPVLVKLQNKIDDFLISITLEDIIQNNG, encoded by the coding sequence GTGTTATTTACAAAAGCTAGCGAATACGCTTTGTTGTCTTTAATACATATAGCCAATTCTCAAGAACCACAAGATGTGGATACAATGTCAAATGTTTTAGATATACCAAAAAGTTTTTTGGCTAAAATCTTGCAAGCGCTTGCTAAAGATTCGCTTTTAAAATCCTACAAAGGGGCTAAAGGTGGGTTTATGCTTGTTAAAAATCCAAGCGAATATACTTTAAAAGAAATCATAAATAGTGTGGAAAAAAAATCCATCAATGTTTTTGAATGCAGTAATGGAGTTTGTCCTTCACAAAAAGAAGAAAATTGCAAAATTATGCCCGTGCTTGTGAAGCTACAAAATAAAATTGATGATTTTTTGATTTCTATTACTTTAGAGGATATTATTCAAAATAATGGCTAA
- a CDS encoding RsmB/NOP family class I SAM-dependent RNA methyltransferase yields the protein MALLDLSIALESIYTQSQKEQILQSFDQEKNVNIFRNSLLIGNDELESILKNETIEFKKIDTYCYKIPFHFKSKLSAMSAFSEGKFYIQNYASYLCAKTLGVKAGESVLDMCAAPGGKSLNLANFMQNQGYLASCELSKTRFFTLKNTLETYQVKMAKCFLKDGRTIGKACPLKFDKILLDAPCSTFAKMGFGIQKNTKEIKQIANLQKKLLHSALLALKHGGELVYSTCTFLREENEAVLENALRNSNFHLELLDFELPNVQFIQAKSEEFDLSFAKRVLPDDYADGFFIAKVKKH from the coding sequence ATGGCCTTGCTTGATTTAAGTATAGCTTTAGAAAGTATTTATACACAGTCACAAAAAGAGCAAATTCTTCAAAGCTTTGATCAAGAAAAAAATGTGAATATTTTTAGAAATTCTTTACTTATTGGAAATGATGAGCTCGAAAGCATTTTAAAAAATGAAACGATAGAATTTAAAAAAATTGATACATATTGCTATAAAATTCCATTTCATTTTAAAAGCAAATTAAGTGCGATGAGTGCATTTAGCGAGGGAAAGTTTTATATACAAAATTATGCTTCATATTTATGTGCAAAAACCTTAGGTGTAAAAGCAGGAGAAAGTGTTTTAGATATGTGTGCTGCTCCTGGTGGAAAGAGTTTGAATTTGGCTAATTTTATGCAAAACCAAGGATATTTAGCAAGTTGTGAATTATCTAAGACTCGTTTTTTTACTTTGAAAAATACCTTAGAAACTTACCAAGTGAAGATGGCAAAGTGTTTTTTAAAAGATGGACGCACGATAGGAAAGGCATGTCCGCTTAAATTTGATAAAATTTTACTTGATGCGCCTTGTTCTACTTTTGCAAAGATGGGTTTTGGCATCCAAAAAAATACTAAAGAAATCAAGCAAATTGCAAATTTACAAAAAAAATTACTGCATTCAGCATTGTTAGCTTTAAAACATGGCGGAGAACTTGTTTATAGCACTTGCACTTTTTTAAGAGAAGAAAATGAGGCTGTTTTGGAGAATGCCTTGAGAAATTCTAATTTTCATCTTGAATTGCTTGATTTTGAATTGCCAAATGTGCAATTTATCCAAGCAAAAAGCGAAGAATTTGATTTATCTTTTGCTAAAAGGGTTTTACCTGATGATTATGCTGATGGCTTTTTTATCGCAAAAGTGAAAAAACATTAA
- the ruvX gene encoding Holliday junction resolvase RuvX, giving the protein MKTLALDIGLKRIGVALCVNKSIVMPLEAIIRKNRNKAAREVQEHIKEYEIDTLVVGIPLGGASEDEMRKRVEHFVALLEFDKEVFYVDESFSSKGAQELGVANLRKKDGKLDSLAAYLFLKDFYGLA; this is encoded by the coding sequence ATGAAAACTTTAGCATTAGATATAGGTTTAAAGCGTATAGGCGTGGCATTGTGTGTTAATAAGAGTATTGTTATGCCACTTGAGGCTATTATAAGAAAAAATCGCAATAAAGCAGCTAGAGAAGTTCAAGAGCATATCAAAGAATATGAGATAGATACTTTAGTCGTTGGAATTCCTTTAGGTGGAGCAAGTGAAGATGAAATGCGTAAAAGAGTGGAGCATTTTGTTGCCTTGTTAGAGTTTGATAAAGAAGTGTTTTATGTAGATGAGAGCTTTAGTTCCAAAGGAGCACAAGAGCTTGGTGTGGCAAATTTAAGAAAAAAAGATGGTAAGCTTGATTCTTTAGCTGCATATTTATTTTTAAAGGATTTTTATGGCCTTGCTTGA
- the holA gene encoding DNA polymerase III subunit delta has translation MYKNQLQSLLNSNNFPNYFLLYGADNFQIELYTKFIKDKYSFDESLRFYFEEYDFKQAYDYLSSASLFSERKLLEIKTQKKIPSKELKQLLQLCQNSQDNYFLLEIYDESSKQSEAEKIFANNFCRFYKVNSAKEGIELLALKAKELNINITQNALFALFYNFNENLYLAANELNKFSGLSIDEKIIQERCFSLSTISFESFFDNLMQKKDLRADLENILDHYNEIALINALYANFSRLFKIALHIKIYGNLDLKEILGYAPPISVTQNLQKQALIIKISQYKNIFLTLCNCEYELKKNSKIEKKEFLIATLLQLSSILKS, from the coding sequence ATGTATAAAAATCAACTCCAAAGCTTACTTAATAGCAATAATTTTCCTAATTATTTCTTGCTTTATGGAGCGGATAATTTCCAAATAGAGCTTTATACTAAATTTATTAAAGATAAATACTCTTTTGATGAGAGTTTAAGATTTTATTTTGAAGAATATGATTTTAAGCAAGCCTATGATTATTTATCTAGTGCTTCCTTATTTAGCGAAAGAAAACTACTAGAAATCAAAACTCAAAAGAAAATCCCAAGTAAAGAACTCAAACAGCTTTTACAGCTTTGTCAAAATTCACAAGATAATTATTTTTTACTTGAAATTTACGATGAAAGCTCCAAACAAAGTGAAGCGGAGAAAATTTTTGCTAATAATTTTTGTAGATTTTATAAAGTAAATTCAGCTAAAGAAGGTATAGAGCTTCTAGCTCTAAAAGCCAAAGAGTTAAACATCAATATCACACAAAATGCACTTTTTGCACTTTTTTACAATTTTAATGAAAATCTATACTTAGCAGCAAATGAATTAAATAAATTTAGCGGCTTAAGCATTGATGAAAAAATCATACAAGAACGTTGTTTTAGTTTAAGTACTATTAGCTTTGAAAGCTTTTTTGATAACCTCATGCAAAAAAAGGATCTAAGAGCTGATCTTGAAAATATTTTAGATCATTACAATGAAATAGCATTGATTAATGCCTTATATGCAAATTTTTCTAGACTTTTTAAAATAGCTTTACATATTAAAATTTATGGAAATTTAGATTTAAAAGAAATTTTAGGCTATGCTCCACCTATTTCTGTGACACAAAATCTTCAAAAACAAGCTCTTATAATTAAAATATCACAATATAAAAATATCTTTTTAACACTTTGTAATTGCGAATATGAATTAAAAAAGAATTCTAAAATAGAAAAAAAAGAATTTTTAATCGCAACACTTTTGCAACTTAGCTCAATATTAAAAAGTTAA
- the flhA gene encoding flagellar biosynthesis protein FlhA — MAKRDIFSLVLPWVAPLVAPVLKAKSLTIVAVIIAILAIIIVPLPSIVLDFFLALSIAISVLIILISLYIPKPTDLTTFPTLILIITLFRLSLNIATTRMILSEGHQGPAAVSDIVASFGEFVVGGNYVIGMVIFCILVLINFMVVTKGSTRVSEVQARFTLDAMPGKQMAIDADLNAGLIDEKTARQRRQEIIAEANFYGAMDGSSKFIKGDAVAGIIITIVNLIGGFMIGYFQHDMELSECASTYTILTIGDGLVSQIPGLITSTATAIIITRASKDEDNFAEGSINQLLGEYKTLLIVGFILFIFALVPGLPHFSLGFMALMFLGLGYMIKQVQEGKIQINTVSSKKSQEDNEQEQAKPQKRSEEEILREEENKITDILKLEILELELGYGLIKLAESELTERIRSTRRNIAQSLGFLMPKIRIRDNLQLKPNEYTFKLKGVGIASAEIYPDKYLAMDSGFITEPIEGIATKEPAFNSDALWIDSSLKDEATLNGYIVIDPASVISTHMSELIKANASELLTKQEVQNLLDKIKNDYPIVVDDCLRVASIGLIQKVLKALLKEHIPIKDMLTILESISDIAEVSKSLDMIIEHVRASLARAITNLYVDEKGQISFYIFDAAAAAKLMEHVQFKDGTYHLMINVAQTGALVEALKAELASVANTRIKPFLLCVEPQLRKFIADICSNFGINITVLSFAEIAENTKFETEGIIKVDNL; from the coding sequence ATGGCTAAAAGAGATATTTTTAGCTTGGTATTGCCTTGGGTTGCTCCGCTTGTTGCACCGGTATTAAAGGCAAAAAGCTTAACTATAGTAGCTGTGATAATTGCTATTTTAGCAATTATCATTGTACCTTTACCAAGTATAGTTTTGGATTTTTTTCTTGCTTTGAGTATAGCCATTTCGGTTTTGATTATTTTAATTTCTTTGTATATACCTAAACCTACAGATTTAACAACTTTTCCAACGTTGATTTTGATCATCACGCTTTTTAGACTTTCACTTAACATCGCCACAACGCGTATGATTTTAAGTGAGGGTCATCAAGGTCCAGCGGCTGTAAGTGATATAGTGGCGAGTTTTGGGGAGTTTGTTGTTGGTGGAAATTATGTTATAGGTATGGTTATTTTTTGTATTTTGGTTTTGATTAACTTTATGGTTGTAACCAAAGGTAGTACAAGGGTTTCTGAAGTGCAAGCAAGATTTACTCTCGATGCAATGCCTGGTAAGCAAATGGCGATTGATGCGGATTTAAATGCAGGCTTAATTGATGAAAAAACTGCACGCCAAAGACGTCAAGAAATTATAGCTGAGGCAAATTTCTATGGAGCAATGGATGGTTCTTCTAAATTTATTAAAGGAGACGCTGTTGCGGGGATTATTATAACTATTGTAAATTTAATTGGTGGGTTTATGATAGGATATTTTCAGCATGATATGGAACTTAGCGAATGCGCTTCTACTTATACGATTTTAACGATAGGTGATGGACTTGTTTCACAAATTCCTGGATTGATCACATCGACTGCGACTGCTATTATTATTACGCGTGCTAGCAAAGATGAGGATAATTTCGCCGAGGGTTCTATTAATCAGCTTTTAGGTGAGTATAAGACCTTGCTTATTGTGGGATTTATTTTGTTTATTTTTGCTTTGGTGCCTGGCTTGCCACATTTTTCTTTAGGGTTTATGGCTTTGATGTTTTTGGGGCTTGGCTATATGATAAAACAAGTACAAGAAGGTAAAATTCAAATCAATACCGTCTCGAGTAAAAAATCTCAAGAAGATAACGAGCAAGAGCAGGCTAAACCTCAAAAACGTAGCGAAGAGGAGATTTTAAGAGAAGAAGAAAATAAAATTACAGATATTTTAAAATTAGAAATTTTAGAGTTAGAATTGGGCTATGGGCTAATTAAGCTAGCAGAAAGTGAGTTGACAGAACGTATTAGATCTACAAGACGTAATATAGCCCAAAGTTTAGGATTTTTAATGCCTAAAATTAGAATTAGGGATAATTTACAGTTAAAACCTAATGAATATACTTTTAAACTTAAGGGTGTAGGGATAGCTAGTGCAGAAATTTATCCTGATAAATACTTGGCTATGGATAGTGGTTTTATTACTGAACCTATTGAGGGTATAGCTACTAAAGAACCAGCTTTTAATTCAGATGCTTTGTGGATTGATTCATCTTTAAAAGATGAGGCAACATTGAATGGTTATATTGTGATTGATCCAGCAAGTGTGATTTCAACTCATATGAGCGAGCTTATAAAAGCAAATGCTTCAGAGCTTTTAACTAAACAAGAGGTGCAAAATTTACTAGATAAGATTAAAAATGACTATCCTATTGTAGTAGATGATTGTTTAAGAGTGGCAAGTATTGGTTTAATTCAAAAGGTATTAAAAGCCTTGCTTAAAGAGCATATCCCAATAAAAGATATGCTTACGATTTTAGAATCAATTAGTGATATAGCAGAAGTTAGTAAGAGTTTGGATATGATCATAGAGCATGTAAGAGCTTCTTTGGCAAGAGCGATTACTAATTTATATGTAGATGAAAAAGGTCAAATTAGTTTTTATATCTTTGATGCTGCTGCTGCTGCGAAGCTAATGGAACATGTGCAGTTTAAAGATGGGACATATCATTTGATGATCAATGTAGCACAAACTGGGGCTTTGGTTGAAGCTTTAAAAGCAGAGCTTGCAAGTGTAGCAAATACAAGAATCAAGCCTTTCTTGCTTTGTGTTGAACCACAGCTTAGAAAATTTATCGCCGATATTTGTTCGAATTTTGGTATTAATATTACTGTTTTAAGTTTTGCAGAAATTGCAGAAAATACTAAATTTGAAACAGAAGGCATTATCAAAGTTGATAATCTATAA
- a CDS encoding DNA-processing protein DprA: MKFIDHLEAFDELLNPPARVYYKGNLKLLESRKVAIIGSRRMSVYTKNSLIELVSFLKKAKVCVVSGGALGVDIHAARLAYPHTIAIFANGLDEIYPKANTSDILDIYNNALALSENVPDYKAKPYDFLLRNRLIIALSEVVVIAQADLKSGSMQSARLALSMNKPIYVLPHRKNESEGTNLLLAQNKAKLLYDYQQFAAMFGELECKQQQDDLLNFIKNEDDLEKVLQKFGDKVYEYELEGLVEISGVKIRVCV, encoded by the coding sequence ATGAAATTTATTGACCATCTTGAAGCTTTTGATGAACTTTTAAATCCTCCTGCTAGGGTGTATTATAAAGGAAATTTGAAGCTTTTAGAATCTAGGAAAGTTGCAATTATTGGTTCTAGAAGAATGAGTGTTTATACTAAAAACTCTCTTATAGAGCTTGTGTCATTTTTAAAAAAAGCTAAAGTGTGTGTGGTAAGTGGTGGAGCTTTGGGGGTAGATATTCACGCTGCAAGGTTGGCTTATCCGCATACTATAGCGATCTTTGCAAATGGCTTAGATGAAATTTATCCCAAAGCTAATACAAGTGATATTTTGGATATTTATAACAATGCTTTAGCATTGAGTGAAAATGTACCAGATTATAAAGCCAAGCCTTATGATTTTTTACTGCGAAATAGACTAATCATTGCTTTAAGCGAAGTGGTGGTGATCGCACAGGCTGATTTAAAAAGTGGTTCTATGCAAAGTGCAAGACTTGCTTTAAGTATGAATAAACCCATTTATGTACTTCCTCATAGAAAAAATGAAAGCGAAGGGACTAATTTGCTTTTGGCTCAAAATAAAGCTAAATTGCTTTATGATTATCAGCAATTTGCAGCGATGTTTGGAGAGCTTGAGTGTAAACAGCAACAAGATGACTTGTTAAATTTTATAAAAAACGAAGATGACTTAGAGAAAGTTTTGCAAAAATTTGGCGATAAAGTTTATGAATATGAGCTTGAAGGTTTAGTGGAAATTTCTGGAGTAAAAATAAGAGTTTGTGTATGA
- a CDS encoding divergent polysaccharide deacetylase family protein, protein MIKIKTNLKTIGKKYKVLLALCLIVLGIFLFAFGSLFLKKEKNKVLDYNQTMVKKNPLSPAIEQENDFSFNDINFTLENEKLEFLDKNISEILNLNPIDIESNQTTEDNQTLLLEVIEQNASKELKNEEQNILDKNEDNKTQTLVQKNTKARLAIIIDDMASHTHVDMLKKTNLRLIPSFFPPDKRHPYTAEFAKDFDFFMVHLPLAAIKYDKAELNTLHPSDDMQKISERVAFVKEQFPKVKFINNHTGSLFTANKQAMEKLFSVFKQNDFIFVDSRTIGNSKAKILANKYNQPYIARDVFLDNEDNIAYIKNQLKQAVDEAVKKGFAIAIGHPREKTFQALVQSKELFDLVELVYLNEIY, encoded by the coding sequence TTGATAAAGATAAAAACTAATTTGAAAACGATAGGTAAAAAATACAAAGTGCTTTTAGCACTTTGTTTGATTGTATTAGGTATTTTTCTCTTTGCTTTTGGATCTTTGTTTTTAAAAAAAGAAAAAAATAAAGTTTTAGATTACAATCAAACAATGGTGAAAAAAAATCCATTGTCTCCTGCAATAGAACAAGAAAATGATTTTAGTTTTAATGATATAAATTTTACTTTAGAAAATGAAAAATTAGAATTTTTAGATAAAAATATTAGTGAAATTTTAAACTTAAATCCCATAGATATAGAATCAAATCAAACTACAGAAGACAATCAAACTTTACTTTTAGAAGTAATAGAGCAAAATGCAAGCAAAGAATTAAAAAACGAAGAACAAAATATATTAGATAAAAACGAAGATAATAAAACTCAAACTCTAGTGCAAAAAAATACTAAAGCTCGCTTGGCAATTATTATAGATGATATGGCAAGTCACACCCATGTAGATATGCTTAAAAAAACAAATTTAAGATTAATCCCATCTTTTTTTCCGCCTGATAAACGCCATCCTTATACAGCTGAGTTTGCAAAGGATTTTGATTTTTTTATGGTACATTTGCCCCTTGCTGCTATAAAATATGACAAGGCAGAATTAAATACTTTACATCCTAGTGATGACATGCAAAAAATAAGCGAGCGTGTGGCTTTTGTAAAAGAACAATTTCCAAAAGTAAAATTTATTAACAACCACACAGGAAGTTTATTTACTGCAAATAAGCAGGCTATGGAGAAATTATTTAGTGTTTTTAAACAAAATGATTTTATTTTTGTAGATTCAAGAACTATAGGTAATTCTAAAGCTAAAATTTTGGCAAACAAATATAATCAACCATATATTGCTAGAGATGTATTTTTAGATAATGAAGATAATATAGCTTATATTAAAAATCAACTCAAGCAAGCAGTTGATGAGGCGGTAAAAAAAGGGTTTGCTATAGCTATTGGTCATCCACGTGAGAAGACTTTTCAGGCCTTAGTGCAAAGCAAGGAATTGTTTGATTTGGTTGAACTTGTGTATTTAAATGAAATTTATTGA
- the rpsF gene encoding 30S ribosomal protein S6, giving the protein MRHYEVLFILKPTLTEEEVSAKLEFVKEVLTKNGAEIESVVPMGTRKLAYKIKKYERGTYFVIYFKAPTNLIAELERVLRITEEVIRFLVVKYENKKEIAAWEKLSKGIKQGKKEIKASESTEG; this is encoded by the coding sequence ATGAGACATTATGAAGTTTTATTCATATTAAAACCAACACTTACAGAAGAAGAAGTAAGTGCTAAGTTGGAATTCGTAAAAGAAGTCCTTACAAAAAATGGCGCAGAAATTGAAAGCGTAGTTCCAATGGGAACAAGAAAACTTGCGTACAAAATCAAAAAATACGAAAGAGGAACTTATTTTGTAATTTACTTCAAAGCTCCTACTAATTTAATCGCTGAGCTTGAAAGGGTATTAAGAATTACTGAAGAAGTGATAAGATTTTTAGTTGTAAAATATGAAAACAAAAAAGAAATCGCTGCTTGGGAAAAATTAAGCAAAGGTATTAAACAAGGTAAAAAAGAAATCAAAGCTAGTGAAAGTACAGAAGGCTAA
- the ilvC gene encoding ketol-acid reductoisomerase: protein MAVSIYYDKDCDINLIKSKKVAIIGFGSQGHAHAMNLRDSGVEVIVGLKESGQSWAKAQNANFIVKSVKEATKEADLIMILAPDEIQGEIFNEEIKPELKAGKTLAFAHGFNIHYGQIVAPKGIDVIMIAPKAPGHTVRHEFSIGGGTPCLIAIHQDESKNAKNLALSYASAIGGGRTGIIETTFKTETETDLFGEQAVLCGGLSALIQAGFETLVEAGYEPEMAYFECLHEMKLIVDLIYQGGIADMRYSISNTAEYGDYITGPKIITKETKEAMKGVLKEIQNGSFAKDFILEKRANFARMHAERKLMNDSLIEKTGHKLRTMMPWISAKKLVDKDKN from the coding sequence ATGGCTGTATCAATTTATTATGATAAAGATTGTGATATCAATTTAATAAAATCAAAAAAAGTAGCTATTATAGGTTTTGGTTCTCAAGGTCATGCTCATGCTATGAATTTAAGAGATAGCGGGGTAGAGGTGATCGTAGGCTTGAAGGAAAGTGGGCAAAGTTGGGCAAAAGCTCAAAATGCAAATTTTATTGTTAAGAGTGTAAAAGAAGCTACTAAAGAAGCAGATTTGATTATGATTTTAGCTCCTGATGAAATTCAAGGTGAAATTTTTAATGAGGAAATTAAACCTGAATTAAAAGCAGGTAAAACTTTGGCATTTGCACATGGTTTTAATATCCATTACGGACAAATTGTTGCTCCAAAAGGCATAGATGTGATTATGATAGCTCCTAAAGCTCCAGGTCATACTGTAAGACATGAATTTAGTATAGGCGGGGGTACTCCTTGTTTAATTGCTATTCATCAAGATGAAAGTAAAAATGCTAAAAATTTAGCTTTAAGTTATGCTAGTGCTATAGGTGGTGGTAGAACAGGTATTATAGAAACAACTTTTAAAACTGAAACCGAAACAGATTTGTTTGGTGAGCAAGCAGTGCTTTGCGGGGGACTTAGTGCGTTAATTCAAGCAGGATTTGAAACTTTAGTTGAAGCAGGATATGAGCCTGAAATGGCATATTTTGAGTGTTTGCATGAAATGAAATTAATTGTAGATTTGATTTATCAAGGTGGTATTGCTGATATGAGATATTCTATTTCTAATACAGCTGAATATGGAGATTATATCACTGGTCCTAAGATCATCACTAAAGAAACTAAAGAGGCAATGAAAGGTGTTTTAAAAGAGATACAAAATGGAAGTTTTGCAAAAGATTTTATTTTAGAAAAAAGAGCAAATTTTGCAAGAATGCATGCGGAGCGTAAATTAATGAATGATTCTTTGATAGAAAAAACAGGGCATAAACTTCGTACTATGATGCCTTGGATTAGTGCTAAAAAATTAGTTGATAAAGATAAAAACTAA